The Kordia sp. SMS9 genome window below encodes:
- a CDS encoding DUF4254 domain-containing protein: MFSDLANTIFQESIEKYHIIDDVDQPFENPYPKDKIEHLLYRKNWIDTVQWHYEDIIRDPNIDPVAALKLKRLIDASNQDRTDTVEYVDSYFLQKYNDVQVKDAATINSESPAWAIDRLSILALKIYHMQEEAAREDASDAHRAKCQEKLNVLLEQRVDLSTAIDQLIADIESGDKYMKVYKQMKMYNDDDLNPVLYNKNK; this comes from the coding sequence ATGTTTAGTGATCTCGCAAATACCATATTTCAAGAAAGCATTGAAAAATACCATATCATAGATGATGTAGACCAACCGTTTGAAAATCCGTATCCAAAAGATAAAATAGAACACTTATTGTACAGAAAAAATTGGATTGATACCGTGCAATGGCATTATGAAGACATCATTAGAGATCCAAACATCGATCCGGTAGCTGCACTAAAATTAAAACGATTGATTGATGCGTCTAACCAAGACAGAACCGATACTGTAGAATATGTAGATAGCTACTTTCTACAAAAATACAACGACGTTCAAGTAAAAGATGCTGCAACAATCAACTCGGAAAGTCCTGCGTGGGCCATAGATCGTTTGTCTATCCTAGCCTTAAAAATATACCACATGCAAGAAGAAGCAGCTCGTGAAGATGCTTCAGACGCACACAGAGCAAAATGCCAAGAAAAGTTAAACGTACTGCTAGAACAACGTGTAGATCTTTCTACCGCAATTGATCAACTCATCGCCGACATTGAAAGTGGCGACAAATACATGAAAGTCTACAAGCAAATGAAAATGTACAACGACGACGACCTCAATCCCGTATTATACAACAAAAACAAATAA
- a CDS encoding glycosyltransferase family 9 protein, protein MEKAGKHILVIRLSAMGDVAMTVPVINAMVRMHPEVKITVVSRAFFKPIFQHIPNVSFYAADVKGTHKGVLGLFKLYKELKKLKIDLVADMHNVLRSKLLRFYFSFGKYNIASIDKGRADKKALTKAEGKVFKQLKTTHERYADVFTKLGYSLEFTKEDVLPQLKMTENIAEFIGKSTKKCIGIAPFAAFAGKTYPASQMEVVISKLNATNQYTIILFGGSADATQLSTWQETYEHVQSCAGVFSFEEELKLISNLDLMLSMDSGNAHLAAMFGRKVVTIWGVTHPYAGFYPFGQPEEYALLADRSTYPLLPTSIYGNKYPEGYENVMQTITPEAVFDKILDVV, encoded by the coding sequence ATGGAAAAAGCTGGCAAACATATTTTAGTCATACGACTCTCGGCCATGGGAGACGTGGCAATGACGGTTCCTGTCATCAATGCCATGGTTCGCATGCATCCCGAGGTGAAAATAACGGTAGTTTCGCGCGCTTTTTTCAAACCAATCTTTCAACACATTCCCAACGTATCTTTTTACGCAGCCGATGTCAAAGGAACACACAAAGGTGTTTTGGGACTTTTCAAACTATACAAAGAACTTAAAAAACTAAAAATTGATCTCGTAGCAGATATGCACAATGTCTTGCGATCCAAACTGTTGCGTTTTTACTTTTCGTTTGGCAAATACAACATAGCTTCCATTGACAAAGGCAGAGCGGACAAAAAAGCATTGACCAAAGCAGAAGGCAAAGTTTTCAAACAACTCAAAACGACACACGAGCGATATGCGGATGTTTTTACAAAACTAGGATACAGTTTAGAGTTTACAAAAGAAGATGTATTACCGCAGCTAAAAATGACGGAAAACATCGCTGAGTTCATTGGGAAGTCTACAAAAAAATGTATTGGCATTGCACCTTTTGCTGCTTTCGCGGGAAAAACCTATCCAGCATCACAAATGGAAGTGGTAATTTCAAAACTAAATGCAACCAATCAATATACAATTATCCTTTTTGGTGGTTCAGCAGATGCAACACAACTATCTACATGGCAAGAAACGTACGAACACGTACAAAGTTGTGCAGGTGTATTTTCTTTTGAAGAAGAACTCAAGCTGATTTCCAACCTAGATCTCATGCTTTCTATGGATTCGGGAAACGCACATTTGGCGGCAATGTTTGGCAGAAAAGTAGTTACAATATGGGGCGTAACACATCCGTATGCTGGCTTTTACCCATTTGGGCAACCTGAAGAATACGCCTTATTAGCAGACCGATCAACATATCCACTATTGCCAACGTCTATCTACGGAAACAAATATCCAGAAGGCTACGAAAACGTCATGCAAACCATTACGCCTGAAGCGGTTTTTGATAAAATTTTGGATGTAGTTTAA
- a CDS encoding choice-of-anchor Q domain-containing protein, which yields MKTNTPKKSISIKILLLLVLVGPLVQSQNIVPITNGMQQNEHVTIENATTISNGATSAYQTEMTEAVIYQATAASGSVLAIPISAPNKNDATRIGDVVTLDGTNRLLTNITVNLFHNPGDALQPVTLYVSIFDQCAATGVSGSPCTEGNNLLLEGSISYTPPASGAYTVDLNIDPTQANLYPVDDEITVMFQAVSNANVFVLGNVPVTVGADPFLGNGGITLCGPNITSSGCNLAVPDWNFNNMAFSLSAIGDTTPPTAICKDITVTLPNTGTPIISVPVSAINDGSFDNAGGDLSLFFGASGFTTDILLGCGSIGDNPVTLRVVDEAGNESTCTATITVEISPIEFNTGSCLPLTLIANCDAGILYTPPIVTATQICETVTVTQIGGPVGTSFLPIGSTVFSYRALSSSGEERFCSSIVTVVADNFDTVYVDAASTGTGDGASWTNAFTDLQPAIDLATSCANVTEIRVASGTYLPTEHPDGTTTSATDRNNAFHLDTDVIIKGSYNPSTNIQEYSNPSILSGDFNGNDIVTGAGASLTIANNSENAYHVFITTGLSNATVIDGLNIEGGNANSSSVSINYSGKSFFAGYGGGMYNDTSSPSLSNITFSGNSAVFSGGGMYNLLNSSLLTNTVFTFNSAQLGGGMYNDSSSPSIINGTFYGNFASANGGGMRNIVNTSPTIIENTVLYGNSTDIENSASGSVSGANNFSENFAQTGFTTLTTDPFTNSADPDGVDNLLGTVDDGLVPAAGSPLIDAGNSSVNTQTIDITGQARINESAIDVGAYERTPCAVFNSIIYVDAAVTGGMADGSSWANALTDLQPALDLAICANVTEIRVASGIYFPTEKPVGGSTTATNRDNAFHLDTNIILKGSYNPITDTQEYNNPSILSGDYSGNDVITGSGNTLTITGNDENVYSVFISVNLSNATIIDGFTIKGGNANLVQGYTYNSVLFFRNNGGGLQNRQSSPSLTNMVFTSNSALGGGGILNGNNASLSLTNTVFAFNTASFGGGISNSASLNITNATFYGNRATSSGGGIGNGSNPSSANLNNTVFYGNTTDIDNTSSGSILGANNFSEDFTGAGFTLLTADPFTNSADIDGVDNLLGTEDDGLVPAANSVLVDAGNSSLNTEVLDITGNLRIKNNTIDVGAYETKPCPSSNVMYVDASVTSGTQDGSSWANAFTDLQQAIDQAIICATITEIRVASGIYLPTEKPDGSATTATDRNNAFHLDSDVIIKGSYNPTTDTQEYNNPSILSGDFNGDDVIAGAGSNLSITNNTENAYHVMITTGLSNAALIDGFIFQRGFANGGSITYSGQNFSGNSGGGMSNVASSVTVTNTVFVGNRASFRGGGMYNESASPQLINAVFAFNLCPTGGALYNGGASPSITNSTFYGNRATSAGGGIRNALSASATLNNSVLYNNSTDIENVSGGTITGTNNFSEDFTDAGFTLLTTDPFTNSADIDGVDNLLGTEDDGLVPAANSVLIDAGNSSLNTEATDITGQIRIQDSAIDVGAYETDASTLDVTDFDVDISNLTLYPNPATRQITVVNDNNLALQKLEVYDITGRLVNTVHLKNTTNTISVDVSYLNAGTYFIKLTADEGTTTKKLIKK from the coding sequence ATGAAAACAAATACCCCTAAAAAGAGTATCTCAATTAAAATCCTATTGCTGTTAGTACTTGTAGGTCCTCTTGTACAAAGTCAAAATATTGTTCCAATAACTAATGGAATGCAACAAAATGAACACGTAACTATTGAAAATGCAACAACCATATCTAATGGAGCTACTAGTGCTTACCAAACAGAAATGACTGAAGCAGTAATATACCAAGCAACTGCTGCTTCTGGATCTGTTTTAGCGATTCCTATAAGCGCTCCTAATAAAAACGACGCTACTAGGATTGGAGATGTTGTAACTCTTGATGGTACAAATAGATTGCTTACAAATATTACGGTTAACTTATTCCACAACCCTGGTGATGCTTTGCAACCTGTAACGCTTTATGTATCTATATTTGATCAATGTGCAGCTACCGGTGTATCAGGTTCTCCTTGTACTGAAGGAAACAATCTTCTTCTTGAAGGTAGTATCTCTTATACGCCTCCTGCTTCTGGAGCATATACCGTTGATCTAAATATAGATCCAACACAAGCAAATTTATATCCTGTAGATGATGAAATCACCGTAATGTTTCAAGCTGTGAGTAATGCAAATGTTTTTGTGTTGGGTAATGTTCCTGTAACCGTAGGTGCAGATCCATTTTTGGGAAATGGAGGAATAACTCTTTGTGGTCCCAATATTACTTCTTCAGGATGTAACCTCGCTGTACCAGATTGGAACTTCAACAATATGGCATTTAGTCTTTCTGCAATAGGCGACACAACTCCACCTACAGCAATATGTAAAGACATTACAGTAACGTTACCAAATACCGGAACTCCGATAATATCGGTTCCCGTTAGTGCCATTAACGATGGTAGTTTTGATAATGCAGGTGGAGATCTTTCCCTTTTCTTTGGAGCATCTGGATTTACGACCGATATACTTCTTGGCTGTGGTAGTATTGGTGATAACCCTGTAACTTTAAGAGTTGTAGACGAGGCTGGTAACGAATCTACCTGTACAGCGACAATAACTGTTGAAATATCACCCATAGAATTTAATACAGGCAGTTGTTTACCTCTAACACTTATTGCTAATTGCGATGCTGGCATACTATATACACCGCCAATAGTAACCGCTACACAAATTTGCGAAACAGTTACTGTTACCCAAATTGGTGGTCCTGTAGGTACCTCTTTCTTGCCAATAGGATCTACTGTGTTTAGTTATAGAGCATTGAGTTCTTCAGGGGAAGAAAGATTCTGTTCCTCTATTGTTACCGTAGTAGCAGATAATTTTGACACAGTATACGTAGATGCCGCATCTACAGGGACAGGAGATGGTGCTTCATGGACAAATGCCTTTACAGATTTACAACCAGCAATAGACCTAGCCACAAGTTGTGCCAATGTAACCGAAATACGTGTAGCCTCTGGTACCTACTTGCCTACGGAGCACCCAGACGGTACAACAACTTCAGCAACCGACAGAAACAACGCCTTTCATTTAGATACTGATGTAATTATCAAAGGAAGTTACAACCCAAGTACAAATATTCAAGAGTATAGCAATCCCAGTATTTTAAGTGGCGATTTTAATGGAAATGATATTGTAACAGGAGCTGGTGCTTCCTTAACTATTGCCAACAATTCAGAAAATGCCTATCACGTTTTTATAACTACTGGCTTAAGCAATGCCACAGTCATAGATGGACTTAACATCGAAGGCGGAAATGCTAATAGTTCGTCCGTTTCTATTAACTATAGTGGTAAAAGTTTTTTTGCTGGGTATGGTGGTGGAATGTATAATGATACCTCTTCCCCAAGCTTAAGCAACATAACCTTTTCTGGTAATTCAGCCGTTTTTTCAGGTGGTGGTATGTACAATTTATTAAATTCTTCCTTGCTTACAAATACTGTGTTTACTTTTAATTCAGCACAATTAGGAGGTGGAATGTATAATGATTCATCTTCACCTAGCATCATTAATGGCACTTTCTATGGTAATTTTGCTTCTGCAAATGGTGGTGGAATGCGTAATATTGTGAATACTTCCCCTACGATTATTGAGAATACTGTATTATATGGAAACAGCACCGATATCGAAAACTCAGCTTCGGGTTCTGTATCAGGAGCTAACAACTTTTCTGAAAACTTTGCACAAACAGGTTTTACAACCTTGACGACAGATCCATTTACCAATAGTGCAGATCCAGATGGAGTAGATAACCTGCTAGGTACTGTAGATGATGGTTTGGTACCTGCAGCTGGCAGTCCACTTATAGACGCTGGCAATAGTAGTGTAAATACACAAACAATAGATATTACTGGGCAAGCTAGAATCAACGAAAGCGCCATTGATGTTGGTGCTTACGAGAGAACTCCATGCGCAGTTTTTAACAGTATTATCTATGTAGACGCTGCTGTGACTGGTGGAATGGCAGATGGTTCTTCGTGGGCAAATGCCTTAACAGACTTACAACCAGCTTTAGACTTAGCCATTTGTGCTAATGTAACCGAAATTCGTGTAGCGTCTGGCATCTATTTCCCTACAGAAAAACCTGTTGGTGGTTCAACCACAGCAACGAATAGAGACAACGCGTTTCATTTAGATACAAATATCATCCTAAAAGGAAGTTATAACCCAATTACAGATACTCAAGAGTATAACAATCCAAGTATTTTAAGTGGTGATTACAGTGGAAATGATGTGATAACTGGTAGTGGAAACACATTAACTATTACAGGCAATGACGAGAATGTGTATAGTGTATTTATTAGCGTAAATCTAAGCAACGCTACTATAATAGATGGATTTACTATTAAAGGAGGAAACGCCAATCTAGTGCAAGGATATACATATAATAGTGTGCTTTTTTTCCGTAATAACGGAGGTGGATTGCAAAATAGGCAATCTTCTCCTTCACTCACAAATATGGTGTTTACCAGCAATTCGGCTCTTGGTGGTGGTGGCATTCTAAATGGTAACAATGCCTCCCTATCATTAACCAATACTGTGTTCGCTTTTAACACTGCTTCTTTTGGTGGTGGAATTTCCAATAGTGCTTCCTTAAACATTACTAACGCCACATTTTATGGAAATAGAGCAACCTCATCTGGAGGAGGTATCGGTAATGGCTCTAACCCTTCATCAGCTAATTTAAACAATACTGTTTTCTATGGTAATACTACGGATATAGATAACACCTCTTCTGGTTCTATTTTAGGCGCTAATAATTTTTCTGAAGATTTTACAGGTGCTGGCTTTACCCTTTTAACAGCAGACCCATTTACCAACAGTGCAGACATAGATGGTGTCGATAACCTGTTAGGAACCGAAGACGATGGTTTAGTGCCAGCAGCAAATAGTGTACTTGTAGATGCTGGTAATAGTAGCTTAAATACAGAAGTTTTAGATATTACAGGGAATCTACGTATAAAAAATAATACTATAGATGTCGGAGCTTATGAAACAAAGCCTTGTCCGAGTTCTAATGTTATGTATGTAGATGCCTCGGTTACGAGTGGGACACAAGATGGTTCTTCGTGGGCAAATGCCTTTACAGATTTACAACAAGCTATAGACCAAGCGATTATTTGTGCTACTATTACCGAAATACGTGTAGCGTCTGGCATCTACTTACCTACAGAAAAACCAGATGGTAGTGCAACTACTGCCACCGACAGAAACAATGCTTTTCACTTAGATAGTGATGTAATTATCAAAGGAAGTTATAACCCAACTACAGATACTCAAGAGTATAACAATCCTAGTATTTTAAGTGGAGATTTTAATGGAGATGATGTCATAGCAGGAGCTGGTTCTAACTTAAGTATTACTAACAATACCGAAAATGCCTACCACGTAATGATAACTACAGGTTTAAGTAACGCTGCACTAATAGATGGGTTTATATTTCAAAGAGGTTTTGCTAATGGTGGGTCCATCACTTACAGCGGCCAAAATTTTTCAGGCAATAGTGGCGGTGGAATGAGCAATGTTGCTTCTTCTGTAACTGTAACGAATACTGTATTTGTTGGTAATAGAGCTAGTTTTAGAGGCGGTGGAATGTATAATGAGAGTGCTTCTCCTCAATTAATTAATGCTGTTTTTGCTTTTAATTTATGCCCAACTGGTGGCGCGTTATATAATGGAGGTGCTTCGCCAAGTATAACTAACAGTACTTTTTATGGAAATAGAGCAACATCTGCTGGTGGTGGTATACGTAATGCTCTTAGTGCTTCTGCAACATTGAATAATAGTGTATTATATAATAATAGCACAGACATAGAAAATGTTTCTGGTGGTACCATCACAGGAACTAATAATTTTTCTGAAGATTTTACAGATGCTGGCTTTACCCTTTTAACAACAGACCCATTTACCAACAGTGCAGACATAGATGGTGTCGATAACCTGTTAGGAACCGAAGACGATGGTTTAGTGCCAGCAGCAAATAGTGTACTTATTGATGCGGGTAATAGTAGTTTAAACACAGAAGCTACAGATATTACTGGGCAAATAAGAATACAAGATAGTGCTATTGATGTTGGTGCTTATGAAACAGATGCATCAACATTAGATGTTACAGATTTTGACGTAGACATAAGTAACTTAACCCTTTATCCTAACCCTGCAACGCGTCAAATTACAGTAGTAAACGACAATAATCTTGCTTTACAAAAGCTTGAAGTTTATGATATTACAGGGCGATTGGTCAATACGGTACATCTTAAAAATACAACGAATACCATAAGTGTTGATGTATCTTACTTAAATGCTGGCACTTATTTTATAAAACTAACTGCCGATGAAGGTACTACGACTAAAAAATTGATAAAAAAGTAA
- a CDS encoding response regulator transcription factor translates to MLKKNITIIIAEDHPIMRNGLLQELQHAGYTVEAALENGAAAVDSIANLQPEIAILDIEMPLLNGFEVIKHCKTIEKLKTKFIIMSYHKQKSFVIQAKKVGIDGYLLKEDSIEEIENCINAVMNGDIYFSNSFESNFEKVVDNELKKVAQLTPSERTIIRLISQGKNSTEVGEILKVSPRTVQKHRTNIILKLDLDPAADTLSQWAKEHKEILLSL, encoded by the coding sequence ATGCTGAAAAAAAACATTACTATTATAATTGCCGAAGACCATCCAATTATGCGCAATGGTCTATTACAAGAGTTACAGCATGCAGGATACACCGTTGAAGCTGCGCTAGAAAATGGTGCTGCCGCAGTAGATAGTATTGCCAACCTACAACCCGAAATCGCTATTTTAGATATAGAAATGCCATTACTGAATGGTTTTGAGGTTATTAAACATTGCAAAACAATAGAGAAACTAAAAACTAAGTTTATCATAATGTCCTATCACAAGCAAAAAAGTTTTGTGATACAAGCAAAGAAAGTAGGTATTGATGGCTATTTGCTAAAAGAAGATAGTATTGAGGAAATTGAAAACTGTATCAATGCTGTCATGAATGGAGATATCTACTTTAGCAACTCTTTTGAATCTAATTTTGAAAAAGTAGTGGATAATGAACTTAAAAAAGTAGCACAATTAACACCTTCGGAACGCACGATTATCAGATTGATCTCTCAAGGTAAAAATTCTACGGAAGTGGGAGAAATTTTAAAAGTCTCCCCAAGAACTGTACAAAAACACCGTACTAACATTATACTCAAATTGGACTTAGATCCTGCTGCTGATACCTTATCTCAATGGGCAAAAGAACATAAAGAGATTCTTTTATCACTGTAA